CGCTTACTTCGGTGCTTTGAAAGAACCATCTACTCTTGAAACTGAGTTTCGAGAATTTATAGGTACTGATCATTTTATGATTAAAAATGCAATCTTTATTATATTAGGGCTCCTGGGACTAATCATCGGAGCCCGTTTCATCGTGAACTCAGCGATCTTCATTGCAAGCGCATTCGGAGTCAGTGAGCTTGTCATTGGTGTTTCAGCTGTGGCGATCGGAACATCATTACCAGAGCTCTCTACATCAATGGTAGCTGCCTATAGAAAGGAGCATGATATTGTGGTTGGGAACATAATTGGAAGCAATATTTTTAACATAGGAATTCTTGGAATTGTGTCTGTTATAAGACCAACAAAGGTTAATCCCGATATTCTCAGGTTCGAACTTCCAGTAATGCTTCTGTTTGCCCTGGCAGCTCTTCCTATAATGAAGACGGGTTCTCGTATCAGCCGAATCGAGGGAATCATGCTTCTTGTCTTTTATATGTTATTTATCGTTTTACTGTTTTGAAGTAAAGAATTCCCAAAAAAACATATGCAGAGATCCCTAGGTAATATTTTCGAAACCTTAAGAGTCGTCCCTGAATCCCCTCATCAGGGACCCATAAAGGGGTCAATAAGTGGATTCCCGCCGATCGTCCGCGGGAGCTTTACCATTTTTATGAAAGCAAAAGACATTCCAGAAAACTATGCATCGGATGTCGAATCGACACCCACAAAAGGCGAAATGGTCAGTATATAGACAAGGTTTTCCAACCCCACATGACAATTTCAAAGTTGCCTGGAGAAATAGGTGTTTTACCTTCTGGAACTGAACCTGAGGCCCGTCTTTGCCCGGTCCCAGGTCTTTTCGGTGAGCTTCTTCATCTCAGCAACCTTTATCTTCTGGGTCGCAGTTACTGGAAATCCTTCCCCAAATACCTCGATGAATCTCGGTACCATTGCAACCATAACCTGA
This portion of the Thermodesulfobacteriota bacterium genome encodes:
- a CDS encoding calcium/sodium antiporter; amino-acid sequence: MQLAIHILLFALGVALLYLGGEGLVTGSTRLARNLGVNTIVIGLTVVAFGTSTPEFVVSLFAAFKGSSDLVVGNIVGSNISNIGLILGISALICPVMIQIKILKAEVPIMIILSLLTYFTAFNLRIGVYEGILLFTTSPAFIIYAYFGALKEPSTLETEFREFIGTDHFMIKNAIFIILGLLGLIIGARFIVNSAIFIASAFGVSELVIGVSAVAIGTSLPELSTSMVAAYRKEHDIVVGNIIGSNIFNIGILGIVSVIRPTKVNPDILRFELPVMLLFALAALPIMKTGSRISRIEGIMLLVFYMLFIVLLF